In Colias croceus chromosome 21, ilColCroc2.1, the DNA window TATTATGGATTATCACATAGGCTAATTTTTATTCGGGTACCACGCGAGTGACTCCGCGTGTACCAGCCAGTATTCCCTAACATTCATGATTAAGAAATATGTACGAAAATACACACCattatttatactatgtacatAGTTAACATAAATCAATTCGGCTtaagtatttgaataataaaatgtcccCACATTATCCTCAATTTTATCCTTATAAAACTtttgcaattataatattaagtaggatCTCAGAAGAATATTCaaaggaataataaaattcgcaatgaataaaattgaaatattggTCAAATGAGACtacgaaattaaatttatttcaattcaaGTAACAAAAGTTTACtcatataatttctaaaacgtaaacaaattaaataagtaattatataataaatttgctTTATCTTTAatctctttataataattctctTTCTGAACCTATCTTGATAACACTATATATagctaaaaattaacattttacattCATACTTAAAACGCTACATTACTtgatttttttccttttgtttctttttcatcGACTTCCAAAAAACTAAAGGATATTCTATGTTTgtctgtataatttttatatcatgtatattgtatgtactAACTATCCACCCGCGACTTCACCCGCTTTATCTAACACCTAAtacattatatactaaaaccttccgcTTAAACTCTACTCTACCATTATCCGttgtatagttttaaagattgcatatataaatacatacattagGACTGAAGCGACTGTGCTTTATACCATAggagataatttatttttatttgttttttattttattaagggccgatttttcaatgcttggataaaacttatttgtcgaaaaatgtataaaactaccattttaaaaacgtattctaattgcccgtatttgacagtttatgtgacattttaatattatcgtgtaatactttattggacagataagttttatccaagcattgaaaaatcggccctaatataaataaaaattgtttttcagTGTTGTTCTACATAATACTGCTAATGTTAACCCAAGTCTACGCACGCATGTCAGTCATGTATGCGCACGATAAGACGTCTGACCTGATCGCAGAGCAGTGTCTCAATGAAATGTACCCTAAAGGGAAGAAGATAGACCTTCAAGAGTCCGATGAGTCCTGTATTATATACTGCGTGCTGAAGAAATTCGGTATCATGAACGGTAGCGGGCAGATCAATTTGGATGTGTATCggtatgtttaaatcttttaattgAGATACGTAGGTGTTCTGAAAGAGGAATATTCATTGTGCGAAAATTggattaaaatacttatatcttttaaaaaaatacgtgtctTAAGATAAGTTTACACCATTCTTATGGTTGCATTAATTTTCTTCTTAGCACTTTCTTCTGTCGCAAAAACCATGATATTTCACCTATTAAAATGGTAAGTGAAGTAACTACTGACATTCTCactattgaaaaatatgtgcTCACTGTCAGAACTTTCGAGTTCCATAAAAAATCGTCGGTACAATcccattctatttatttacacattgTCTAAATCTCTACTCTAATTGGTGAAAGATTCCCTACAGTTAAAACAAAACTGAggagatgtttttttttaatacccCAGATTTCTATATACTCAGTCTGCAATGATAACACATATGACCTTATAACAatgcgtttttttattattttcagaaaaCGAGTGCAACTAGCTCATCAGCTGGACAACAGAACGATAATGAATGACAACGGAGCCTCCTGCGTCGAAAGCGCTGAAGCGACACAACATAAGCAGGACGTGTGCAAGAAAGCGAAGGTTTTTAATGATTGCACACATCTATATCGgattttattctaataaatgTGAACTTGAATTCGTGTTTTATTATGCAAAAATGATTTTTGAGTTGTGGGGCTTAAGGTTATTTTTGGAAGGAAATTTTTTCGATGTGACATTTCCGAATacgattttattttgtcttCATCAATCTACAACAGATTATTGTTTGTACAGACAAATGGTAGAAGGAACCAACATACCAAACACGTAACTtactaaacattttaaatataatattcgcCCATTTCatttaaagtatatttttatcagcaAAGccttgtataatatttatataaatatcaacTCCCACCTCTCTTTTGCAacaaaaatagtaattaatcAAGACTTCACAGAACTTTGAGAATCAAAAGAATATTGCATAATATAGAAGAACTAAAAATGTAAGCCCAGCCTCCAGAGGGCaatattaaagatttatttataggaCGTTCCATTCCAGTAGGTTTCGTTTTACAGCAATTACGTCCTTTGAAACCGTACACACTAACGAGAACATTTCTCGTCCTTCTAGAAAGTTCTTTCTTGACTCCGTTAAAGCGTTTATTACGTATTCCGATGAGTatttaatagtaataataaattattattatgtcagtgtatttaatagttaggtaggtatagtatGAATTCTTGTTATGTCAGTGtttaggttttatttatttattgtatcgtGTAACAGAATACAATATTCAATATTGACAATGTGGAAAGGGTGTGAATATTTTTGGATGATAAATTAGAAGGTGCCTGTTACattatactataaataaaacgattACGACGACTGAAGTAAAAAACGAtacaatattaacaatatcatAATTGGagattgaaatattaaataacagcTTCAGGCAAAAAAATCTATCAGCTGGGATCTACACAATGATTACCTCATAAGTACTTATtaagaaacataatattataacttccCTATC includes these proteins:
- the LOC123701474 gene encoding uncharacterized protein LOC123701474 isoform X2, coding for MKMLFYIILLMLTQVYARMSVMYAHDKTSDLIAEQCLNEMYPKGKKIDLQESDESCIIYCVLKKFGIMNGSGQINLDVYRKRVQLAHQLDNRTIMNDNGASCVESAEATQHKQDVCKKAKVFNDCTHLYRILF